TCCCCTCTGCAGGACAGCCTGGCCCCACCGCCCCACAGGCAGCCCCTGGCAGCTGAGTGCAAGCACTGTGTGGGGCAGCATGCGTGCAGTGGGACAGAGatgtgcccccagcacagcccctgacaCCGCATGGCCTCCTTCaagtcatttcagtgcttctgtgaaacAGGATCATTGATCAAAACAGGGCTGTTCACACACCAAGCAAAGCTCAACTGGGAAGGTTTACCATCAGCACACACTGATCCCATTTCCTAATGCAATATATTGGTCCTTATGCTAATGCATTGATCCCTTTTGCTAATCCAGCACATATCAGCTCCACGGTGCCTGCTGGCATCTCATTTGCCTGCGGATACAGAGATGGAACACAGAGGCTGTGAGAAAGTCAGCAGTGACACAGAGTTCGTCTGGGCTCCGGGAGAAAGAGAGCAGGGTGATGCCTCAGGAAAGTGGTTGGAATCCAAACAGATGTTTAGGAACATAAACACTAATGATAAttacatgcacatatatatacatacaaacagcaaagaaaattgtatctattaatataaataaagaaaaatcataaNNNNNNNNNNNNNNNNNNNNAAAAATCATAAAGACTAAAAAACTTAATACACGCCTGTAACAGAGCAGACTGTGAGTCAGTTATAGAGACAGATGAAGAGTTTATCCCTGTTGAAATGTGACCAGGGCAccattttcctcactgcatccctgagctcctggttcctcatgctgtagatgaggGGGTTCAGTGTAGGAGGAAccactgagtacagaaatgacaccaccaggtccaGGGACGGGGAGGAGACCGAGGGAGGCTTCAGATTAGCAAAAAAGGCAGTAATGACAAACAGGGAGAGCacggccaggtgagggaggcacgtggagaaggctttgtgccgtccctgctcagagggcatcctcagcactgccctaaagatctgcacataggacacaacaatgaaaGCAAAACTCC
This region of Meleagris gallopavo isolate NT-WF06-2002-E0010 breed Aviagen turkey brand Nicholas breeding stock unplaced genomic scaffold, Turkey_5.1 ChrUn_random_7180001941032, whole genome shotgun sequence genomic DNA includes:
- the LOC104916760 gene encoding olfactory receptor 14J1-like, which codes for MSYDRYVAICKPLHYGTLMDSRACATMAAAAWATGALFALLHTANTFSLPLCQGNAVDQFFCELPQILKLSCSESDYLREIGFIIISVLAVFGSFAFIVVSYVQIFRAVLRMPSEQGRHKAFSTCLPHLAVLSLFVITAFFANLKPPSVSSPSLDLVVSFLYSVVPPTLNPLIYSMRNQELRDAVRKMVPWSHFNRDKLFICLYN